Within Bdellovibrio bacteriovorus HD100, the genomic segment CCCGATTGTTCACGGAAAAAGCCATCCATCGTCTGGGCGTCAGCGTGGATCCGTTTATTCTGGAACAAATTCAGCCCCATCACCTGATTGAAATCTACACGCAGGCGCAAACTCAGATCTTCCGCAGTCTGAAATTCTTTGAAGTATGCAGCTATTCACTTGAAGACCTTTATTGCCGCAAATGGTATCATCTGTACCAGCGCTCTCCGGAGGATCAGGAAAAACTCGAGTCAGACATCGGACTTTTCTATTCGCAAAGTCCGATGCGCACTTTAAAGGCGACCGCCCCGGAACACACCATCCGCGCAACCACTTCATTGGAAAGAAACGAAATCATTACGCAAATTCTGTGGCTCAGTCCCTTGTTTTCCAACACCAAGGCGGATTCCTATATTCTGGCAGTGGTAACAAGCCGACTTCCATAATATATAAAATACTTCCGGAGGAATTCCCATGGCGGTTATAATGAGGATGCTTATTTTAGCGCTGTTCCTGTCTGCGAACACATCTCATGCGACCAGCAAAACTACCATCACCCTCATCACTCATGAGGCTCCCCCTTATATGGCCGAAGCCCTGCCCGACAAGGGGGCTATTTTCTTCGCTCTTGCCAAGGTACTAAAGAAAGGCGGCTATGAGCTGAATGTGGTCTTTGCCCCCTCTTGGGTCCGGGCAAAAATGAAGGCGCAGACCGACCCGTTGATCGATGGTTATGCCCCCTATCGCGCCATTGAAAACGCCGATCTCTTCGAGTTTTCAGAATACAATCTTGAAAGCCCCTGGGTCTTGGCCGAGCGAAAAGACCATCCCATTGAATGGAACAAAGTGCAGGACTTGAGCAAATACGTGGCCGGAAATGTGCAAGGAGTCGAACTTCGCCCCGGAGTCAAAGAGCTGGCCGATCAGGGCAAACTGAAAATTGAAACGACCACCACCCAGAACAACAACATTCTGAAACTGGCGACCAAAAGAGTGGACTATATATTTTCAGATGCGTTTGTTTTTCGTTATTTGCTGGCCACCGACCCGAAGCTGAAAAAGTATCGAAACAAGCTGCAGATCAACTCCAAACCCATCGTCATTGAACGCTATGGGGTGGCCCTTAAAAAAACCAAAAACTCGGCAAAAATTATCAAGCTGATCAATGAGGGTTCGGACGAATTCAAGAAGCACATCGAAGACTATCTTCGTCAGATTGAAAAGGAAAAAACGCCTTAATAGGCATTTCTATTCTTGGTCGTCTTGTTCATTTTGGTCCTCAGAGGGGACCGGAGCAGAAGAGTTTTTTAGTTCCTCCAGCGCCATTTCCGCGCGGGTCTTATAGCCCTTCTTGCTATTGCAGTCCTTGCAGGATGGAACGCAGTTGTTCTTGTTGGATTTGCCGCCGCGGGCAATCGGAATCAGGTGATCCATTGTGAGATCGGCCGGTTTGAAACGCTTACCGCAGTGATAGCACAGACCTTTGCCCAGTTCCTGCTTCCACCATTGGCTTTGGCGAAGCTCCCGGGCCTTGGCTTTTTCACGTTTTTGATGCTCCGGAGGAGCGGCCGAAAAGAAGTAATCCATCCGCCTCTTTATAACGTATGAAACTGGACCTCGCAAGCCCCCGCCCGAACTCAATTTTAGGGCCCTTTCAACCGATATAAGCATGTGATTTCTTTAAGGAGTGGGATTTTATGTCTGTAAAAACCTTTAAAAAAGGCGAAGTGATCTATAAAGACGGCGATAAAATTACGGCCGTTTATCTGATCCAATCCGGTGGTGCGAATCAATGTTTGATCCGCGGGAAAAAGACCATCGACCTTTTCCAGTTGGGTTCTTCTCACATTCTTGGTGATCAGGTGATTCTGGGGCAAGCCACTCACCCCACGTCTGCGGTTGCGACCACTGAAACCAAGGTGCTGGAAATTCCGGTTGAAACCCTGAAGCAACAATACGAAGGCGCCCCACAGATGCTGAAGGTGATCATCAAGTCCCTAGCAGACCGCCTTCGTCTGGCGATGAATGATGTTCGTTCCAGTAAAATGGAAAAAGATTCGTCCCCTTGCCCTGAAGATCAGGTCGCCAAGGTGTACGGCGCGGTCTTCCACACCGCCAATCACAAAGGTGACAGATCCCAGGCCGGTCGCGTGATTGTGGACTGGAACATGATGAAGCAATACTGCCAGCGCGTGATGGGGGATTCCCCGAAACGCATCGAGCAGGCTATCAACATTCTGGTGAAGCTGAAGCTGGCGTTGTATGAAATGGGCAAAGACCCGACAAATCCGGATGGACCGGAGGAAATCCAGAAGGTTCACTTCCTGGATCTGGGCCTGGTCGAAAGCTTCTTTGAATTCTATCAGTACTACTATTTCAAAGGCGGAAGATCCGACCTTTTGAAGGTCGATGAACTGTGCATGCAGATGCTGGGCGCGATCCTGAAGCTGTCCGAAAATGAACAGCCGGACCGTTTTGGTATCGTCGGTGTTGATTTCGCCAAGTTCAGCGAATTCTGCAAAGAGGAAATCGGCATCAACCTGAACAACGACCACTTTGCCCGTCTGGAAGGCAAAGGTGTCTTCATGAAACGCAAAAACGCCGGTTCAGGCGTGGTCCTGCAATTTGAAGTCAAAGAGTTCCGCTCGATCCTGCAAAGCTGGAAGATGCTGCGCGAGATTGAAAAATGGAACGAAAAAGGCTTCGTCGACATGGACGAAAAAGAAGAAAAGCCGAAGAAAAAATCCAGTGGTCCGTCCTGCCCTGCGTGCAGTGTCGAGGTTCAGGCCGGAGCCAAGTTCTGCCACGAGTGTGGACATAAGATGACAGCGGCGGCGTAAAATGAGTGAATCTCTGATCGTTTTCAAAGCCATTCATAATGAAGCTGAAAAACAGAACCTGCTGCAGCGTCTGGTGAACAGCAATGAGTCGATTGTCCTGAGGGACAAATTCGATCGCAGCATCACCCTTCGCACCATGGGCGTGAACGACAAACTGCAGATCAAATGTCACCCCCCGGAATCCACAGCCATGAACACAGAGGATTCCGCCAGGTTCACCGCCAGCTTTTCAATCAAAGGTGAAAAATACCTGTTTGAAACCCATCCGGTGATCAACGACAACAATGTCACCCTGACGGTCCTGAATCTGTTCCATCTTCAAAAAAGAAAAAACTATCGCTATGTGATTCCGTCGGACTATTCCGCTGAGTTTGTGGTGACTTACCTGAATCAGTCCGTGTGTTCACACACCTGCCGTCTGCTGGATCTTTCCACCGAAGGCTGCGCTGTGGAAATCCCTCAGACCGAAGCTGATCTGCACCTTGAAGATCTTGTGGAAGCCGAAATCTTCCTGGGCGACCGCGACCCGATCGTCGTTCAGGGGCTGATTAAAAACATCCGTGTCAAAAATGACGAGACCCTGGTTTTAGGCGTGGAGTTCAACCACATGGCCAATGCCAGCGAGGGTAAGATTGTGGCCTCCCTCACCGACTTGCAACGCGATATCTATTTCCGTCGTACGGGTTAAGCCACACCCAGATAGGCCCACAGGGAAATCCCCGTGCCGACCATTCCCAAGATACACATGCCTGCAAAAAACACGTTTTGCAGGCTTTCTTTTTTCAGGATCAAGCTCATCGCCCCCAGCACCAGGCACAACTGGAAGAACAAACTGGACATATCAAAGCGGTCCCCGGCAACCGACAGCGTCGCCAGATGGGATTCCATTTCCTGGGCGCCGATAATTTTGCCCAGCTCGCCATTGATGTCCTGAACCCAGTTGTCCTGCCCCACGGTCTGAGACCCGCGAAGGATTTCATTTTTTTCTTTTTTATAGCGCAGAATGCGTTTCTGCAAAGTGACCAGATGATTGTCGATGGCCTTTTCAGTTCCCGGCTTCAAAGCTCCGGCCTGTTTCAGGCTTTCCAGCAGGGACTTTTCCCCTTCGACCAGCGTTTCTTTCACACTTTTCGACTGGTACCACATGTAAGCTGCGGCTTTTTCATTGGTTCCGATAATCTCATCATCCCCGTACTTGCCCGCAACCAGATCACTCACCGCCATGACCGCGGCAAAAACAGCGATCACAACACCACAACGAATTTCAAAATTAGAAGAATTATCGTCTGACATGACGAAAGATTTAAAAGCATCCTCTCTGTGTCAGTCAACTTTTTCTTGCCCCTTGAAATGACAAAATACACCGCTGCCTTTTCGGCAAAAGAAATATCATAGGGACTCAACCAAAAAGGAGTTTCCCATGAAAGTAAAAGACGTCATGCATGAACGCGCAGAATATATCAACCGGGACCGCACGGTGCGCGAAGCCGCCGAAATGATGGCTCGGGGGGATTACGGCTGCCTGCCCATCGAGGAAAACGACCGGATGATAGGCATGATCACCGACCGCGATATCACCCTGCGCGTGGTCGCCAAAGGGTTGGATCCGAACGTCACCAAAGTCAGCGAATGCATGAGCAAGGGAATTGAATATTGCTTTGAGGAGGACAACCTGCTGGATGTCGGCGAAATGATGGCATCCCAGAAGATCCGTCGCATGCCGGTGATCAACGATAAAAAAAGACTGGTGGGAATGCTCAGCCTGGGGGACATCGCCAGCAAGGCGCGGGACCAGAGCCTGTCCCACGAAATCCTGTCCCATGTTTCCCATTAGACTATTTTGAAGGATAATAAAGCTTATTGTCCCACATGCCTTCGTTGAAGTACTGGATGGTGGCTTTAAGCTTTTTTTCCAGCGCATGCCGGCGTGGTGAAGTCCCGGGCTGCTCCGCCGGGATCTCGTGCTCGGTCGCGCGGTCAGCCATGGCAAACATTTGCGGGGGGCCCTGCCCGGGCGTCCAGCGCAGGAAATAGTCTTTTGCAAACAGCAGATAGCGGCCGTCGATGAAGTTCACGGCCGTCTTGTCACCCGGGACGAAAATGGAACTTCCCAGGTAGTTCTGATCCTTGTCTGAAATTCCCAGGAAATCCAACACCGTCGGCAGAATATCGATCTGCTGCACGACCATCTTCGTGTCCACTTGCGGGAACTTAAAGCCCGGGTGATACAGGAACAGTGGAATGCGATAGCTCCCCTGTTCGTTTTCAAATTCGGGACGGTAGTGCATGGAGGCGTGGTCCGCTGTCACAATGAACAGCGTGTTTTTGAACCACGGTTTTTTCTCGGCCTCGGTAAAGAATTTTTCCAGGGCAAAATCGGTGTATTCAACCGTTTTCAGGATCTCAATCGGGCCTTCCTTGAAGCGCTCCTTATACTGTGGCGGAATCTTGTACGGCTGATGCGAGCTCAGCGTGAACACCGAAGTCATAAACGGCTGCGGCAGCTGATCGACCTGGGTCAGCATCCATTGCAGAAACGGTTCATCCCAAATGCCCCAGACACCGTCATCATCGGCAACATTGCCGTATTCGCGCGCACCGAAATACTTTTCCACCCCGGCACTTTGCATGAAGGAATCAAAGTACATGGTTCCATTGTGCCCGCCATGGAAAAAGCTGGTGGAATATTTGGCTGGTGCCAGCAGTGTGCCCAGGCCCAGGAAATAGTTCGAGGTAAAATGCGAGGAAATGAACGGCTCGTTCATCAACGCCGGGATGCCACCCATGATCGCCCCGACCCCTTCGATAGAGCGGCGGCCATTGGCATAGGCGTTTTCAAAGCTGAGTGATTTGGCTTTTAAAGAATCCAAAAACGGAGTGTAGGACTTTCCGTTCACCGGTCCGATGTATTCTTCACCGAAGCTTTCCAGAATGATGATCACCACATTCTGGGGGGCTTTCGGGCGGCGGCCTTCCATCAGGGAACCACGCAAAGAACCATTCAGCAAAGACAGCATTTCGTGTTTGTCGTCGAAATACTTGTCTTTGCTAAGGCCCTTGGCGCCGTAGCTTTTGATAAAAGTGAAAGTGGAATTCAGCACCAGATTGTTCAACAGCGGCGCGGTAAAGACATTGGCATTCACAAAGCTGACGGGTTTGGCCTGAAGCCCGCCACGGATACCGATCACAGAAATTGCCAGCGCCACGAAGCAAAGGAAGCCATGGGCCAGCCACAGCTTGGCTTTTTCTTTTCCGCCGTTCGCACTCCACTGCAGTTTTTCAAAACCTGACAGCGTCACTTTGCGCACCAGAAGAACAAACAACAGCACAATCAATGAGTTCACCAAAAACAGCAGCCAGTAGCTGCTGACGAAGTTCCAGACTTTGCCGGGGATCTCATTGACCACAAACAAGCTGTCAAAAGTGAAACGACGACCCACAAAATTGATGAACTCAGTATCCCCCAAGTTCAGAATCAAAAACGGCACCTGCAATAAACTGAAAATCACCCAGGTCTTCGTGGCCCAAATCCCGTTCCAGGCCCGTGGCCACGGCACAAAAGCCAGCAAAATCAAAGGAGCACTCAAGGTCAGAATGGCTGCCACATCAAAGCGCAGACCCACAATAAAGGACCACAAAATGTCCTGAACGGGTTTGTTTTTGAATAAACTCCAATTCCAAATAAGGAACTCGGCCCTTGCGAAGAAATAGAAGAGCACAGTCAGCAATACCAGAGAGAATATCTTAATCAGGCGATAGGACGGTCCAAACATGAAGCCATAGTACACTGGCTTAGCGCGTCATTCAATCCTCCTACACCAAAGCTTCGGCTGGCAGGTCCGCCTTTTCGGCCTGCCAAGGCGAAGGCTGGACAGAGAAGGGCCCCTCTGCTAGTTTCCCCTTCTATGACAGCAGAACAAATGAAAGAACGTTTAGAGAAGCATTATCCTCAATCCACGATCGAAGTTTTCGATCTGACCGGAACTCAGGATCACTGGGAAGTGTTCGTGGAAAGCACTGTATTTGCCGGCATGACCCGCATTCAGCAGCACCAGAACGTCATGGCTTGCTTTGGTCCAGAATTGAAGACCGGAGAGGTTCATGCCCTTTCAATCAAGACTAAGATTAAATCATAAAAAGGACCGTAAAAATGGCAACGACTCACGAAAGAATTGATCAGATTGTTAAAGGTAACAAAATCGTATTGTTCATGAAAGGGACTCAACAGTTCCCTATGTGCGGATTCTCTGCTCGTGCATGCGCAATCCTTCAGGATATGGGCGTTCAGTTCCACGATGTGAACGTACTTGATGACGACGAAATCCGTCAGGGCATCAAAGAGTACGGCAACTGGCCGACAATTCCACAGCTTTACATCAACCACCAGTTGGTTGGCGGCAGCGACATCATGATGGAAATGTACCAGTCCGGCGAACTTCAGGAACTTCTGAAGTAGTATGAGATGCAATGTCGCCCTGTGGGACCGCATTCTAAGATTTCTGTTCGGCGTGGGTTTGACCGCTTACGCTGTGGCAGGCGGTCCTTTCTGGGCGTACATTGGGGTCTATGGTCTGATCACGGCCGCTTGGGGCTTGTGTCCCGTCTATGCTTTCTTTAGAATCAGAACTCTGAAAGATTATCACCGCCCGATCAACGAAGAATAGGATTGTAGCACATGTCCACCACAGCTCTCCGCGACCTTGAAAGCATCTTGAAGAAAGACCAAATCAAAACCGACGAAGAGAGTCTGAAATACTGGGGCCGGGACTGGACAACCTATTTCGACATCAAAGCCAGCGCCATTGTTTTCCCTCACTCCACCGCTGATGTGGTTGCGCTGGTCCAATGGGCCCGTCAAAACAAAATTGCTCTGATCCCTTCCGGAGGCCGCACAGGTCTTTCCGGCGCCGCAGTCGCCACCAACGGCGAAGTGGTCGTGTCTTTTGATCAAATGAACAAAATCAAAGAGTTCAATTCCGTGGATCAAACCGTGGTGATTGAACCGGGTGTCGTGACTGAAGCTTTGCAACAGTTTGCGCATTCCAAACAGCTTTTCTATCCGGTGGATTTTGCAGCCCGCGGATCTTCCCAGATGGGTGGCAACATCGCGACCAACGCCGGCGGCATCAAAGTCGTTCGTTACGGCCTGACTCGTGACTGGGTTGTCGGACTGACGGTGGTGACCGGCACCGGGGACGTCCTGGAGCTGAACAACGGCCTGGTGAAAAATGCCACCGGCTATGATCTGCGCCACCTGTTCATCGGCTCTGAAGGAACTTTGGGCTTTATCACCGAAGCGACCATCAAGCTTGCTGCCAATCCCCCGCCAATGAATGTTTTGGTGATGGGTGTGACCGGCCTGGATGCTGTGATGAAGATCTTTGCGGAATTCAAAACGAAAACTCCGCTGGTGGCGTTTGAGATGTTCTCGGACAAAGCTTTGCGCAAGGTTTTGGACAGCACGGGTTTGTCGGCTCCGCTGGCGACCGAGTGCCCGTTCTATGTTCTGGCGGAAGTTGAAACCCGCAATGAACAGGACCAGGAACATGCTTTGGGTGTGTTTGAAAAGTGCCTGGAAGAAGGCTGGGTTCTGGACGGCGTGATTTCCCAGTCCGAAGTTCAAGCCAAGACCTTCTGGAGATACCGCGAGGACATCTCTGAATCTTTGGCGAAATATTCCCCGTACAAAAACGACATCGCGGTGGCGATTTCCAAAGTGCCGCCATTCATGGAAGACCTGGACCAGGTCCTGTCCAAAGCTTATCCGAACTGGGAAGTGGTCTGGTTCGGCCACATTGGCGACGGGAATCTGCACATCAATATCCTGCGCCCCGAGGGCATGACCAAGGAAGAATTCGTCAAGGAATGCCGCAAGGTCGACGTGATGGTCTTTGATGCGGTTAAAAAGTACAAAGGATCCATCTCGGCTGAACACGGTGTGGGCCTGACCAAAAAGACCTTCCTGAATTACACTCGCTCGGAAGCTGAAATCCAGCTTATGCGCGGGATTAAGAAAGTCTTCGACCCGGACAACATCATCAATCCGGGCAAAGTTATCTAGACCCACCCTAGGACCTGCACCCATGGCTCTTTCCCGTCTGCACTGATAGACTGAAAGGGCTGTGCGTAAGTTTATACTTCTTCTATTTTTGTTGTGCGTTTCGTGTACCAAACCGTTAGGTGAGGAAGATCCGTTGAATCAACCTTCAACGGAAGCTCCGGGCGCATTCAATCTTGCGACCATTCAGCGTTTTGATTCACAGTTGCTAGTTTCCTGGAGCACCTCCAAGGGCGCCTCTTCTTACGAATTAAAATACGGAACTGCTGCTGGCACTTACACAAACTCCATCAAAGCCAGCAAATCCCCGGTCGTGATTGAAAGCGGACTTGTGCCGGGCACGACTTACTATTTCCGCGTCACGGCCAGCAATGACATCGGCACGGTGGATTCCACTTCTGAAAAAAGTTATCCGTACATGGGTGCGCCCGGCGCCTTTGAGTTGCAGACTGTGATTCCAGGAAACACCGAAGTGACGCTGACCTGGGACGCCAGCCCGGAAGCTTCGTCCTACACCGTGATGTACGGCACCAGCGCCGGCAACATCACCACCTCGGCCGGAACCTCGCTGACCACGGCAAAGACCATCACTGCCCTGACCAACGGCACGACCTACCACTTCTCGGTCACCGCGAAAAATGCCGCCGGCACAGCCACATCCACGAACACCCTGAGCGCCACACCCAGCCCTCCGCCGTCCGCCCCTCTGAACCTGACGGCGACGGCAGACTCCAGCAAATGCACCCTTACTTGGGGAGCACCGACAACTGGAACGGCTCCCTTCCTGTACACCGTCCGTCGCATCACCAGCCCCACCACTGACGTTGCAGTTTGTACCGACACACCCCTTCTGACTTGCGAAGAAACCATTGCTGCTGGCACTTACGAATACACAGTGGAGGCCACCAACACCTCTGGCACCGGGACCAAATCCAGCGCCGTGTCGTGTGCTGTGGGCCTGCCGGGATCTTTTCAGATGCTGACGGCTTCTCCGGGCAATGGAACCGTGGCACTGACCTGGGAAGCCAGCAATCTTGCCACTGCTTACACCGTTCGTTACGGCACCAGTGCCGGTGATATTTCCACTGTCGCTTCGGCGGCCGCCACTTCGCCGTACACGGTGACTGGCC encodes:
- a CDS encoding substrate-binding periplasmic protein; translated protein: MLILALFLSANTSHATSKTTITLITHEAPPYMAEALPDKGAIFFALAKVLKKGGYELNVVFAPSWVRAKMKAQTDPLIDGYAPYRAIENADLFEFSEYNLESPWVLAERKDHPIEWNKVQDLSKYVAGNVQGVELRPGVKELADQGKLKIETTTTQNNNILKLATKRVDYIFSDAFVFRYLLATDPKLKKYRNKLQINSKPIVIERYGVALKKTKNSAKIIKLINEGSDEFKKHIEDYLRQIEKEKTP
- a CDS encoding HNH endonuclease gives rise to the protein MDYFFSAAPPEHQKREKAKARELRQSQWWKQELGKGLCYHCGKRFKPADLTMDHLIPIARGGKSNKNNCVPSCKDCNSKKGYKTRAEMALEELKNSSAPVPSEDQNEQDDQE
- a CDS encoding cyclic nucleotide-binding domain-containing protein, translated to MSVKTFKKGEVIYKDGDKITAVYLIQSGGANQCLIRGKKTIDLFQLGSSHILGDQVILGQATHPTSAVATTETKVLEIPVETLKQQYEGAPQMLKVIIKSLADRLRLAMNDVRSSKMEKDSSPCPEDQVAKVYGAVFHTANHKGDRSQAGRVIVDWNMMKQYCQRVMGDSPKRIEQAINILVKLKLALYEMGKDPTNPDGPEEIQKVHFLDLGLVESFFEFYQYYYFKGGRSDLLKVDELCMQMLGAILKLSENEQPDRFGIVGVDFAKFSEFCKEEIGINLNNDHFARLEGKGVFMKRKNAGSGVVLQFEVKEFRSILQSWKMLREIEKWNEKGFVDMDEKEEKPKKKSSGPSCPACSVEVQAGAKFCHECGHKMTAAA
- a CDS encoding PilZ domain-containing protein; this translates as MSESLIVFKAIHNEAEKQNLLQRLVNSNESIVLRDKFDRSITLRTMGVNDKLQIKCHPPESTAMNTEDSARFTASFSIKGEKYLFETHPVINDNNVTLTVLNLFHLQKRKNYRYVIPSDYSAEFVVTYLNQSVCSHTCRLLDLSTEGCAVEIPQTEADLHLEDLVEAEIFLGDRDPIVVQGLIKNIRVKNDETLVLGVEFNHMANASEGKIVASLTDLQRDIYFRRTG
- a CDS encoding DUF4337 domain-containing protein, which gives rise to MSDDNSSNFEIRCGVVIAVFAAVMAVSDLVAGKYGDDEIIGTNEKAAAYMWYQSKSVKETLVEGEKSLLESLKQAGALKPGTEKAIDNHLVTLQKRILRYKKEKNEILRGSQTVGQDNWVQDINGELGKIIGAQEMESHLATLSVAGDRFDMSSLFFQLCLVLGAMSLILKKESLQNVFFAGMCILGMVGTGISLWAYLGVA
- a CDS encoding CBS domain-containing protein, which produces MKVKDVMHERAEYINRDRTVREAAEMMARGDYGCLPIEENDRMIGMITDRDITLRVVAKGLDPNVTKVSECMSKGIEYCFEEDNLLDVGEMMASQKIRRMPVINDKKRLVGMLSLGDIASKARDQSLSHEILSHVSH
- a CDS encoding LTA synthase family protein; the encoded protein is MFGPSYRLIKIFSLVLLTVLFYFFARAEFLIWNWSLFKNKPVQDILWSFIVGLRFDVAAILTLSAPLILLAFVPWPRAWNGIWATKTWVIFSLLQVPFLILNLGDTEFINFVGRRFTFDSLFVVNEIPGKVWNFVSSYWLLFLVNSLIVLLFVLLVRKVTLSGFEKLQWSANGGKEKAKLWLAHGFLCFVALAISVIGIRGGLQAKPVSFVNANVFTAPLLNNLVLNSTFTFIKSYGAKGLSKDKYFDDKHEMLSLLNGSLRGSLMEGRRPKAPQNVVIIILESFGEEYIGPVNGKSYTPFLDSLKAKSLSFENAYANGRRSIEGVGAIMGGIPALMNEPFISSHFTSNYFLGLGTLLAPAKYSTSFFHGGHNGTMYFDSFMQSAGVEKYFGAREYGNVADDDGVWGIWDEPFLQWMLTQVDQLPQPFMTSVFTLSSHQPYKIPPQYKERFKEGPIEILKTVEYTDFALEKFFTEAEKKPWFKNTLFIVTADHASMHYRPEFENEQGSYRIPLFLYHPGFKFPQVDTKMVVQQIDILPTVLDFLGISDKDQNYLGSSIFVPGDKTAVNFIDGRYLLFAKDYFLRWTPGQGPPQMFAMADRATEHEIPAEQPGTSPRRHALEKKLKATIQYFNEGMWDNKLYYPSK
- a CDS encoding BolA/IbaG family iron-sulfur metabolism protein, translated to MKERLEKHYPQSTIEVFDLTGTQDHWEVFVESTVFAGMTRIQQHQNVMACFGPELKTGEVHALSIKTKIKS
- the grxD gene encoding Grx4 family monothiol glutaredoxin — encoded protein: MATTHERIDQIVKGNKIVLFMKGTQQFPMCGFSARACAILQDMGVQFHDVNVLDDDEIRQGIKEYGNWPTIPQLYINHQLVGGSDIMMEMYQSGELQELLK
- a CDS encoding YgaP family membrane protein; amino-acid sequence: MRCNVALWDRILRFLFGVGLTAYAVAGGPFWAYIGVYGLITAAWGLCPVYAFFRIRTLKDYHRPINEE
- a CDS encoding FAD-binding oxidoreductase, whose amino-acid sequence is MSTTALRDLESILKKDQIKTDEESLKYWGRDWTTYFDIKASAIVFPHSTADVVALVQWARQNKIALIPSGGRTGLSGAAVATNGEVVVSFDQMNKIKEFNSVDQTVVIEPGVVTEALQQFAHSKQLFYPVDFAARGSSQMGGNIATNAGGIKVVRYGLTRDWVVGLTVVTGTGDVLELNNGLVKNATGYDLRHLFIGSEGTLGFITEATIKLAANPPPMNVLVMGVTGLDAVMKIFAEFKTKTPLVAFEMFSDKALRKVLDSTGLSAPLATECPFYVLAEVETRNEQDQEHALGVFEKCLEEGWVLDGVISQSEVQAKTFWRYREDISESLAKYSPYKNDIAVAISKVPPFMEDLDQVLSKAYPNWEVVWFGHIGDGNLHINILRPEGMTKEEFVKECRKVDVMVFDAVKKYKGSISAEHGVGLTKKTFLNYTRSEAEIQLMRGIKKVFDPDNIINPGKVI